From a single Mycolicibacterium mengxianglii genomic region:
- a CDS encoding phosphonatase-like hydrolase yields the protein MELAVLDMAGTTVADDGVVIRAFDEAATTVGLPTEGPDRDAARRYVLDTMGQSKIEVFRALFGDEERAQQANVAFEQAYQSAAGAGVRPIPGAAEAISDLRDAGVKVVLTTGFSGTTQAMLLDALGWTDIADLVLTPGPGVRGRPYPDLVLTALMRTGVDDVAKVAVAGDTASDVVSGLRAGAPMVAGTLTGAHDEATLRNAGATHVIDSIADFPSIILSH from the coding sequence ATCGAGCTCGCTGTACTGGACATGGCCGGCACCACCGTCGCTGACGACGGCGTGGTGATTCGGGCGTTCGATGAGGCCGCCACCACAGTGGGTCTGCCGACCGAAGGCCCAGACCGCGACGCCGCGCGCCGCTACGTCCTGGACACGATGGGGCAATCCAAAATCGAGGTCTTCCGTGCGCTGTTCGGCGACGAGGAGCGCGCCCAGCAGGCCAATGTGGCTTTCGAGCAGGCCTACCAAAGCGCCGCAGGCGCCGGAGTGCGCCCGATTCCCGGCGCCGCAGAGGCAATCTCAGACTTGCGCGATGCCGGTGTCAAAGTCGTTCTCACCACGGGGTTCAGCGGCACCACCCAGGCGATGCTGCTTGACGCGTTGGGATGGACTGACATCGCCGACCTGGTGCTGACACCCGGCCCGGGGGTTCGTGGCCGGCCCTACCCAGACCTGGTGCTCACCGCGCTCATGCGCACCGGGGTCGACGATGTCGCCAAGGTCGCCGTCGCCGGTGACACCGCCAGCGACGTCGTGTCCGGACTGCGCGCCGGCGCGCCGATGGTGGCAGGCACTCTGACCGGCGCTCACGACGAAGCCACCTTACGGAACGCAGGCGCTACGCACGTGATCGATTCGATCGCCG
- a CDS encoding HD domain-containing protein, translated as MDTLQETAAVLRSMRGVWDEEAVDELDHALQAAARACDDGADDELVLAAALHDLARSPLIDQGDPRHDLVAQAWLTPRFGERVGWLAGAHVAAKRYLVATEPGYAAGLSEVSVATLRDQGGAAVDPYYIAHPWWSDALRLRRYDDAAKDPQATQVTVEDVLDIAERVLRQSHSHE; from the coding sequence ATGGATACGTTGCAGGAGACCGCCGCGGTGCTGCGCTCGATGCGCGGGGTGTGGGATGAAGAAGCCGTCGACGAACTCGATCACGCCCTTCAGGCGGCCGCCCGAGCGTGTGACGACGGTGCCGACGACGAATTGGTACTCGCCGCGGCCCTGCATGACCTGGCCCGCAGCCCGCTGATCGATCAGGGCGATCCCCGCCACGACCTGGTCGCACAAGCCTGGCTGACACCTCGTTTCGGCGAACGTGTCGGCTGGCTGGCGGGAGCCCACGTCGCCGCGAAGCGCTATCTGGTCGCCACCGAGCCCGGATATGCTGCCGGGTTGTCCGAGGTTTCGGTGGCAACACTGCGTGACCAGGGCGGCGCGGCCGTGGACCCCTACTACATTGCGCACCCCTGGTGGTCTGACGCGCTGCGGCTGCGGCGCTACGACGATGCCGCCAAGGACCCCCAGGCGACCCAGGTAACAGTCGAGGACGTGTTGGATATCGCTGAACGCGTTCTGCGGCAGTCACATTCACATGAATGA
- a CDS encoding GntR family transcriptional regulator codes for MNDGARLPKPYVVRTGLDEILAGLAVDDPVPSERELAVRFGVARETVRQALHELLVQGRIERRGRGTVVSRPKLTQPLSLQSYTEGAIRMGRVPGRILVTWQLIPATEHLATSLEISVGAEVIHLERVLLADGQRIGLESTYLPARRFSNLFDSFDPTTSLYAAIRAGGVEFGSATERIETVLPSPREAELMETTTGMPMLLLNRRSLDTAGAPIETLRALYRGDRVAFEATLTDR; via the coding sequence ATGAATGACGGCGCGCGTCTGCCGAAGCCCTATGTGGTACGCACCGGGCTCGACGAGATCCTGGCCGGCCTGGCTGTCGATGACCCCGTGCCGTCGGAACGCGAGCTGGCGGTGCGGTTCGGGGTCGCCCGCGAGACGGTCCGCCAAGCGCTGCACGAGCTGCTGGTGCAGGGCCGGATCGAACGGCGCGGACGTGGCACCGTGGTCTCCCGACCGAAGCTCACCCAGCCCTTGTCGCTGCAGTCCTACACCGAAGGTGCGATCCGGATGGGCCGCGTCCCCGGCCGCATCCTCGTTACCTGGCAACTGATTCCGGCCACCGAACACCTGGCCACCTCGCTGGAGATCTCAGTCGGTGCCGAGGTGATCCACCTGGAGAGAGTGCTGCTGGCCGACGGCCAGCGGATCGGACTGGAGAGCACCTACCTGCCCGCCCGTCGCTTCAGCAACTTGTTCGATTCCTTTGACCCCACCACCTCGCTGTACGCCGCGATCCGGGCAGGGGGCGTCGAGTTCGGGTCGGCGACCGAACGGATCGAAACGGTACTCCCGTCGCCGCGCGAGGCGGAACTGATGGAGACCACGACGGGGATGCCGATGCTGTTGCTCAATCGGCGCTCACTCGATACCGCCGGTGCACCCATCGAGACTCTCCGTGCGCTCTACCGCGGCGACCGAGTGGCTTTCGAGGCGACCCTCACGGATCGTTGA